Sequence from the Candidatus Margulisiibacteriota bacterium genome:
TATTGAAAAGGCATTAGCAAAAAGAAAGAATATTGCAATCGAGAAGGTGATATACAAAGGGGGCCTTTTCTTTTCGCTTACACCTAATAGCGAATATGTGAAGAATAAGAAGCATATCGGGATGAATATAGCAAAAATGTGTAGTATTTTAACGCACAAAAGAGCTTCTTCCTTTGTCGGAGCAATAGCATTTAGAAAAAGGAACAAACTCCACAAAGCGATTGACCAAGAAAAAAGCAGAAATGAGAACCCGGTTTTACCATCGCTTTGCCTTAAGTAAACTGACACCCCCAAAATAAGCGTGGATATAAAAACAACAAATGCTGTCGACGCGTAATAAACCATCAGATTAGTTTCAGCTCCCTCCACCCATTTTTTCTGGCAATGGCACGCATCTTGCGGTCAGGGTTGCATACTATAGGGCAACCAAACATTTTCAGAAGAAACAGATCTGAAAGATCATTCGCATAAGCCTTGCTCTTGGCAAGATCAACATTATTGTTTCTGCAGAATTCTCTCATCTTGGCCTCTTTGTTTCTTCCATAGTTTATTACACTCTTTACTTTGCCGTTTATTACATTTTCGCAGACAGCTATCTCTGTCGCAATGATGCTATCTGCACTAACGATGTCAGCATAACCTTGCGCGATCAAATCAAAAGCCGCCGTTGAAATTACTATTCTATATTCTTGCCTTTTATCTGCATCTATTATTTTTAGTGCTTTCTCGGAAATCCTGTGCCTTATTGTTTCATTAAAGAAGTTTTTGACGATTTGGCTGAATTTCTCGATTTTCATGCCATCTACTATTCCCGCTGCTTTCTTCCTGAGCCCTTCAACGCTCATAAATCCCAGCCTGAACAGGATAAAGTACATGGCAAGGCTGATTATATCAGCAACATTAATTATTCCTTTCTTAAAAAGATAAATGAAGAAATGAAATTCCGTGAACCCCTTTATAATTGTTCCATCAATATCAAACACCGCTATCCTATTGGCGACCGATTGTTGATTCATTTGATGAATGGCTGTCCTATTTTATCAATTCCGTTACTGTTTGTCTTATTTCTTCACTGATCTGCTGAAGCATTTTTTTGCCGGCATTTACTGGGATCAGATCATTGACATCGACAGGTTTTCCAAATGCAATAGAACTCTTGTTTAATTTTATTTTCTTTCCTCCCTTAGGAAGGATGTCTTTTGTGCCGTTTATAGCAGTGGGCACTATTACTGCTCCGGCTATGCGCGCAAGCTCGACAAACCCGCGCTTAAAAGAAGAGATGGAGCCGTCCGGAGATCTCGTGCCTTCAGGGAATATTAAAAGAAGATTGTTGTCTTTTAAAACTTTTATCGCATCTTTATAGAACTTTGTTCCCGGAGTTTTCCTGTCAACAAGGATACATTTGTCGTTTCGCGCATATATCCCGACAAAAGGATGCGCGCTCAGTTCCCGGGCGGCAATGATATGGACCCTTCTGCTTTTAACGACCGAAGGTATTATCAAGAAATCAAAATAACTTTGGTGGTTTGCCGCAAGGATGGCCGGCCTGTCTTCCGGTATGTTCTCTATCCCTCTAACTTCCCCAACAAAGAAACGGTTCATTAACCTTACTGTCAACGGCCGGACAAATAATTCATAAAGGGATTTTTTTGCCGCACTTCTCCTATTATCAAGAGACGCGGGCCTCTCTTTTGGCGCTACTGCCTTATTATTGCCAAACCGTTTATTACTAAACGTAAAAGCCACCTTTTATCTGAAAAGATCAGGTGAAACTCTTCGGTTTTCTTCAGCAGCCGATTTTTAGAGTAAAGTTTAGCATATGCCCGGGATTTTGTCCATAAAATCCTGGTTATTCTACAACACGGTATCTTCTCAGCCCCGCTCCAGGCTGATAATAAAGGAGGCGCCTTCTCCGGGTTTGCTTTCTATAGAAAGCGAGCCGCCGTTGGCCTCTACCGACTTCTTGACTATGGCAAGCCCGAGCCCGGTACCCTGCTCCTTGGTGGTAAAAAAAGGCTCCAGGATCTTCTTTATCTTTCCGGGCGGTATCCCCGGCCCGGTGTCCTTAAAAATGACCTTTACTTTTGAGCCCTCGTCTTCCTGGCAGCAGACCGTGATCATGCCGTCCTTTCCTATTGCTTCTATGGCGTTGAGGAAAAGGTTAAGGAACACCTGCTTCATCGTGTTCCTGTCAGCATTTACAAAGCGGCTGCAGTCCTGCCCTATCACAAGAGAGATGTTCTTTCCTTTTGCGATGTCGCGCACCAAAAGCGCCGTTGCCTCGACCATTTCCTTAAGGTCGTGCCGTTCGATACTTAGCGGGGCCGGCTCGGAATAGTTGATGACGCCTTCCATGAGTATCTTCATCCTCTCCACCTCGGAAGAGACCAGGTCCTTGGTCTTTTCCAGAAAGGAGGCATCGTCCTTTTTTTCGGATAGCAGCTGCGACACGGCGTAGATGCTGACAAGCGCGTTCTTGGCCTCGTGGGCCACCCCTGCC
This genomic interval carries:
- a CDS encoding HAD-IB family hydrolase, with product MNQQSVANRIAVFDIDGTIIKGFTEFHFFIYLFKKGIINVADIISLAMYFILFRLGFMSVEGLRKKAAGIVDGMKIEKFSQIVKNFFNETIRHRISEKALKIIDADKRQEYRIVISTAAFDLIAQGYADIVSADSIIATEIAVCENVINGKVKSVINYGRNKEAKMREFCRNNNVDLAKSKAYANDLSDLFLLKMFGCPIVCNPDRKMRAIARKNGWRELKLI
- a CDS encoding lysophospholipid acyltransferase family protein, whose protein sequence is MNRFFVGEVRGIENIPEDRPAILAANHQSYFDFLIIPSVVKSRRVHIIAARELSAHPFVGIYARNDKCILVDRKTPGTKFYKDAIKVLKDNNLLLIFPEGTRSPDGSISSFKRGFVELARIAGAVIVPTAINGTKDILPKGGKKIKLNKSSIAFGKPVDVNDLIPVNAGKKMLQQISEEIRQTVTELIK
- a CDS encoding HAMP domain-containing sensor histidine kinase, coding for QSCLSIENALMYRAQINEIERSIKGSRMSDLGAAAAGVAHEAKNALVSIYAVSQLLSEKKDDASFLEKTKDLVSSEVERMKILMEGVINYSEPAPLSIERHDLKEMVEATALLVRDIAKGKNISLVIGQDCSRFVNADRNTMKQVFLNLFLNAIEAIGKDGMITVCCQEDEGSKVKVIFKDTGPGIPPGKIKKILEPFFTTKEQGTGLGLAIVKKSVEANGGSLSIESKPGEGASFIISLERG